The Palaemon carinicauda isolate YSFRI2023 chromosome 37, ASM3689809v2, whole genome shotgun sequence genome contains a region encoding:
- the LOC137629857 gene encoding uncharacterized protein codes for MDNEEDCIQLTKDLIGLCPDGGFRLNQWTSSNKCILAAVPAGERDKSVATLDLSNDKLPMERALGIHWDMSSDELPIKINLKEKPRMRRGVFFVVASLYDPLGFVAPFTLKGKMLLQDLCRRNLPWDEEMNNDEANC; via the coding sequence atggacaacgaggaagactgtatccaattgacaaaagacctcattggactctgtcctgatggaggattccggctgaatcagtggacatctagcaacaagtgcattcttGCTGCCGTGCCTGcaggggagagagataaatcagtggctacattggatCTCAGTAACGATAAGCTGCCTATGGAGCGtgctttgggtatccactgggacatgagtAGTGATGAGCTCCCcatcaagatcaacctgaaggagaagcctaggatGCGCAGAGGAGTTTTCtttgtagtggcttccttgtacgatccacttggttttgttgcacctttcaccctaaaagggaagatgttactacaagacctgtgtcgtcgcaacttaccttgggacgAAGAAATGAATAACGACGAAGCAAATTGCTGA